A window of Lagenorhynchus albirostris chromosome 11, mLagAlb1.1, whole genome shotgun sequence contains these coding sequences:
- the LIMA1 gene encoding LIM domain and actin-binding protein 1 isoform X3 yields MENCLGESRHEVGKPEISENAEAANKIEKYNVPLNRLKMMFEKGEPTQTKILRAQSRSAGGRKISENSYSLDDLEIGPGQLSPSSFNSEKSESRRNLEFPRLSETSIKDRMAKYQAAVSKQSSSTNYTNELRASGGEIKTHKLEQKENVPPGPEVCIAHQDGEKVSASENSLAARSAPAEDDSPGNSQVKSEFQQPVHPKPLSPDARASGLSESSPPKAVKKFQAPARETCVECQKTVYSMERLLANKQVFHISCFRCSYCNNKLSLGTYASLHGRIYCKPHFNQLFKSKGNYDEGFGHRPHKDLWASKNENEETLERPAQLPNAGETPQSPGVEDAPIAKVGVLTASMEAKASSPLEKEDKPAETKKLRIAWPPPTELGSSGSALEEGIKVSKPKWPPEDEISKPEAPEDVDLDLKKLRRTSSLKERSRPFTVAASFRTSSVKSPKTLSPSIRKGWSMSEQSEEFGGGVAAERKQTENANASEKNESVEKTTWPNKGSKGEEAGRRSKEVHSFEMGSENLIENGANLDESDRNLLTQQSSLEPNSKNWSSFADNTSTKEFTTQNQTSQDVGFWEGEVVKELSVEEQIKRNRYYDEDEDEE; encoded by the exons ATTCTTCGGGCCCAAAGCCGAAGCGCAGGTGGAAGAAAGATCTCTGAAAACAGCTATTCTCTGGATGACTTGGAAATAGGCCCAG GTCAGTTGTCACCTTCATCATTCAACTCAGAGAAAAGCGAGAGTAGGCGAAATCTGGAGTTCCCACGCCTGTCAGAAACCTCCATAAAGGATCGAATGGCCAAGTACCAGGCAGCTGTGTCCAAACAAAGCAGTTCCACCAACTATACA aatgagttGAGAGCTAGTGGTGGTGAAATCAAAACTCATAAATTGGAGCAAAAGGAGAATGTGCCCCCGGGTCCTGAGGTCTGCATCGCCcatcaggatggagaaaag GTTTCTGCATCTGAGAATAGTCTGGCAGCCCGTTCCGCACCTGCTGAGGATGATTCCC CAGGTAACTCCCAGGTTAAGAGTGAGTTCCAGCAGCCTGTGCATCCCAAGCCACTAAGTCCAGATGCCAGAGCTTCCGGCCTTTCTGAAAGTTCTCCTCCCAAAGCAGTGAAG AAGTTTCAGGCACCTGCAAGAGAGACCTGCGTGGAATGTCAGAAAACAGTCTACTCAATGGAGCGTCTCTTGGCCAACAAGCAGGTGTTTCACATCAGCTGCTTCCGTTGTTCCTATTGCAACAACAAACTGAG TCTAGGAACATATGCCTCTTTACATGGGAGAATCTATTGCAAGCCTCACTTCAATCAACTCTTTAAATCTAAAGGCAACTATGATGAAGGCTTTGGACACAGACCACACAAGGATCTGTGGGCGAGCAAAAATGAAAACGAAGAAACATTGGAGAGACCAGCCCAGCTTCCAAATGCAGGGGAGACCCCTCAGAGCCCAGGGGTAGAAGATGCCCCCATTGCTAAGGTTGGTGTGCTGACTGCAAGTATGGAAGCCAAGGCCTCATCCCCGCTGGAGAAAGAAGACAAGCCAGCTGAAACCAAGAAGTTGAGGATTGCCTGGCCGCCCCCTACTGAACTTGGCAGTTCAGGAAGTGCCTTGGAGGAAGGGATCAAAGTATCGAAGCCTAAGTGGCCTCCTGAGGATGAAATCAGCAAGCCTGAAGCTCCTGAGGATGTAGATCTGGATCTGAAGAAGCTAAGACGAACTTCTTCACTGAAGGAGAGAAGCCGCCCCTTCACTGTAGCAGCTTCATTTCGAACCTCTTCAGTCAAGAGCCCCAAAACCTTGTCCCCATCTATCAGGAAAGGCTGGAGCATGTCAGAGCAGAGTGAGGAGTTCGGAGGAGGTGTAGCAGCAGAAAGGAAACAAACGGAAAATGCCAACGCCTCCGAGAAGAATGAGAGTGTGGAAAAAACAACCTGGCCAAACAAGGGATCTAAAggagaggaggcaggaaggagaagTAAGGAAGTTCACAGTTTTGAGATGGGGAGTGAAAATCTTATAGAAAATGGTGCAAACTTAGATGAAAGTGATAGAAACCTTCTCACACAGCAGTCTTCACTAGAACCCAACTCTAAAAATTGGTCTAGCTTTGCAGATAACACCTCCACTAAAGAATTCACTACTCAGAATCAGACATCCCAGGATGTGGGATTCTGGGAGGGAGAAGTAGTCAAAGAGCTCTCTGTGGAGGAACAGATAAAGAGAAATCGGTACTATGATGAGGATGAAGATGAGGAATAA